A stretch of Labrus bergylta chromosome 19, fLabBer1.1, whole genome shotgun sequence DNA encodes these proteins:
- the azin1b gene encoding antizyme inhibitor 1b — translation MKGIADKPSFIIELLEGGVTLEDVIDGHICQQTLVEKSAFVVGDLGALMQQHVCWQSVVPQLQPYYPVKCNSSPAIIEVLASLGLGFVCTNKAEVSLVLEHGVSPDNIILSGVCKQVAHIKHAAKNNIQHLVCENEAELSKISRLHPNAKLLLQLSTKAHAAETSMTFGFSLKSCRHLLEAAKEMGVQVVGVTFNIPSSCQDLQEAYTHALSDARCVFDMGADLGFNMNILDIGGGFTGSEFQLKQVESAVRPLLDAYFSPLSGVHVLAQPGTFYVASAFNLAVNVIGKKVATPQWDNLPQSENNEDTEFLYYMNEGVYGPFSHKLLGNTITAPSVHKRVLCAEEAVFPSSLWGPSLDQLDCVVEHCLLPELSVGDWLLFSNMGACSLEELSSSQLPIYYTVSTCDWYVMQEAGVALDSVMKNFSMVQFGA, via the exons ATGAAAGGAATCGCTGACAAACCTAGCTTCATCATTGAACTCCTGGAGGGAGGAGTGACCCTTGAAGATGTTATTGACGGACACATCTGCCAACAGACTCTG GTGGAGAAAAGTGCGTTTGTGGTGGGGGACCTTGGTGCCCTGATGCAGCAGCATGTGTGTTGGCAGAGTGTGGTGCCACAGCTGCAGCCCTACTACCCAGTCAAATGCAACAGCAGCCCTGCTATCATCGAGGTGCTGGCCTCCTTGGGCCTGGGCTTTGTTTGCACTAACAAG GCTGAGGTTAGCTTGGTGCTGGAGCACGGAGTATCACCAGACAACATCATTCTGTCAGGTGTTTGCAAGCAGGTGGCACACATCAAGCACGCTGCCAAAAATAACATCCAGCATCTTGTGTGCGAAAATGAGGCAGAGTTGTCCAAAATTTCCCGCCTGCACCCAAATGCAAA GTTGCTGCTGCAATTGAGCACCAAGGCCCACGCAGCTGAGACCAGCATGACCTTCGGTTTCTCTCTGAAAAGTTGTCGACACCTGCTGGAAGCAGCCAAGGAAATGGGGGTCCAAGTGGTTGGGGTTACTTTCAACATCCCCAGCTCCTGCCAAGACCTGCAGGAGGCCTACACACACGCGCTGTCAGACGCCCGCTGTGTGTTTGACATGGGG gctgacctgggcttcaacatgAACATCCTGGACATTGGAGGTGGATTTACTGGCTCAGAGTTTCAGCTTAAACAG GTTGAGTCTGCAGTCAGGCCGTTGCTGGATGCGTACTTCAGCCCTCTGTctggtgttcatgtgttggcCCAGCCCGGCACCTTCTACGTGGCCTCAGCATTCAACTTGGCCGTTAATGTGATCGGCAAAAAGGTGGCGACCCCCCAATGGGATAATCTTCCTCAAA GCGAGAACAATGAAGATACAGAGTTCCTGTACTACATGAATGAGGGTGTTTATGGCCCATTCAGCCACAAGCTACTGGGAAACACCATCACTGCCCCGTCTGTACACAAG cgCGTGTTGTGTGCTGAGGAGGCAGTGTTTCCCAGCAGCCTGTGGGGCCCATCACTGGACCAGCTCGACTGTGTGGTGGAGCACTGCCTGCTGCCTGAGCTCAGCGTGGGGGACTGGCTTCTCTTCTCTAACATGGGGGCGTGCAGCCTGGAGGAGTTAAGCTCCTCCCAGCTGCCCATCTATTACACTGTCTCCACCTGTGACTG GTACGTAATGCAGGAGGCCGGTGTGGCTCTGGACAGTGTCATGAAGAATTTCTCCATGGTACAGTTCGGTGCGTAA